Proteins encoded within one genomic window of Hahella chejuensis KCTC 2396:
- a CDS encoding sensor histidine kinase, giving the protein MTTQEASLYHLRRRLLRLIAPWSILLLALSFFLYDYQLNNDLSPVQDTASRSLSSAYETMTRNFGDLATDIRFLAHNKALRNATPENKQGAETLLQDFSEASGVYDQVRWLGPDGREIVRIEMFGAQAIRIPEEQLQEKSHRYYFTSGMALKPEEIYFSPLDLNVEQGAIQIPHNPALRVVTTVLTPEGEHNGLVVLNYKANLMLQALRNMHLPASVRLYLLNANGYWLLSDISKDEWGFMFKRSELRFGVRHPEGWDRINSTSYGSFTDDQGLWLFTTFSPTSNLSREDQYWKLVVNVDAAAITAIQRKALIATLGVIFLLFVILLFVSIRIARTDAVRDTLNAQLSARSDELERSNALLQESLDKLMHTQDELVRAEKLASLGMMVAGVAHELNTPIGASLVTLSSLQRQAEELRDAFARGLRRSDMNDFFARFEQGSAIILSNLNRSAQLVHSFKQLATDRAGAERRVFSLKSLIDDMLLTTWLRIHKKEHQLVTDIDPGLELDSYPGALSQVLENLVNNAMKHAFQDMPQGRVWLSAQRRTEQVAEIEVRDNGAGIPPEILPKVFDPFFTTKRNQGGTGLGLHLTHQLVTNVLGGTINISSAIGHGCVVKIELPLHAPATEKPDEEKKEEEKEADFGSRDASITY; this is encoded by the coding sequence ATGACCACCCAGGAAGCGTCCCTCTATCATCTTCGCAGGCGCCTGCTGAGACTGATCGCGCCTTGGAGCATTCTGCTCTTGGCGCTCTCATTTTTTCTGTATGACTATCAGTTGAATAACGATCTGTCGCCGGTGCAGGATACTGCCTCCAGGTCGCTGAGTTCAGCCTATGAGACAATGACCAGGAATTTCGGCGATCTGGCTACGGACATTCGTTTCCTGGCGCACAATAAAGCGCTTCGCAACGCAACGCCGGAGAACAAGCAAGGCGCAGAAACCTTGTTGCAGGACTTCTCCGAGGCGTCCGGCGTCTACGACCAAGTACGCTGGTTAGGGCCTGACGGCCGTGAAATAGTACGAATAGAAATGTTTGGCGCTCAGGCGATACGCATTCCTGAAGAGCAATTGCAGGAAAAGAGCCATCGCTACTATTTCACCTCGGGCATGGCGCTGAAACCGGAAGAAATTTATTTCTCTCCACTGGATCTTAATGTCGAGCAAGGCGCCATTCAGATCCCCCATAATCCAGCGCTGCGGGTAGTGACGACAGTTTTGACCCCGGAGGGAGAGCATAACGGTCTGGTGGTGTTGAATTACAAAGCTAATCTGATGCTGCAAGCCTTGCGCAACATGCATCTGCCAGCCAGTGTGCGCCTTTATCTCCTGAACGCCAATGGATACTGGCTGCTAAGCGACATATCCAAGGATGAATGGGGATTCATGTTCAAGCGCAGCGAATTACGCTTCGGCGTGCGTCACCCGGAGGGCTGGGACCGCATAAACAGCACTAGTTACGGCTCCTTCACTGACGATCAGGGACTATGGTTGTTCACCACCTTCTCACCCACCTCGAACCTGAGCCGGGAGGACCAATACTGGAAGCTGGTGGTGAATGTGGACGCCGCAGCGATTACCGCAATACAGCGAAAAGCCCTGATCGCCACGCTGGGTGTGATCTTCCTCCTCTTTGTGATCCTGTTATTCGTTTCCATCCGCATCGCCAGGACCGACGCCGTAAGAGACACGCTTAACGCCCAATTGAGCGCGCGTAGCGACGAACTGGAGCGCTCCAACGCCCTGTTGCAGGAATCGCTGGACAAACTGATGCATACCCAAGACGAGCTGGTAAGGGCGGAAAAGCTGGCTTCGCTGGGGATGATGGTCGCCGGCGTGGCCCATGAACTGAACACGCCCATCGGCGCCTCTCTGGTGACGCTTTCCTCCCTGCAGCGTCAGGCGGAAGAATTGCGAGACGCCTTTGCGCGCGGCCTGCGCCGTTCTGATATGAACGACTTCTTCGCCCGCTTCGAACAAGGTTCCGCCATTATTCTCAGCAACCTCAATCGCTCGGCGCAATTGGTGCACAGCTTCAAGCAACTCGCCACTGACCGCGCAGGCGCAGAACGGCGGGTATTCTCTTTAAAAAGCCTGATCGATGATATGCTGCTGACCACCTGGTTACGCATTCACAAAAAAGAACACCAACTGGTGACGGATATTGACCCCGGCCTGGAGCTGGACAGCTATCCCGGCGCCTTGAGCCAAGTGCTGGAGAATCTCGTCAATAATGCGATGAAACACGCTTTCCAGGACATGCCGCAAGGTCGCGTGTGGCTGTCCGCTCAACGTCGCACCGAACAGGTCGCAGAAATAGAGGTCCGCGACAACGGCGCCGGCATCCCACCGGAAATCCTGCCCAAAGTCTTCGACCCTTTCTTCACCACCAAACGCAACCAGGGCGGCACCGGCCTGGGACTGCACCTGACGCACCAACTGGTCACCAACGTACTGGGCGGAACTATCAACATTTCCAGCGCCATCGGACACGGCTGCGTCGTCAAAATAGAACTACCGCTACACGCCCCCGCCACAGAAAAGCCCGATGAAGAAAAAAAAGAAGAAGAGAAAGAAGCCGACTTTGGATCTCGTGATGCGTCTATAACTTATTAG
- the thiB gene encoding thiamine ABC transporter substrate binding subunit, with protein MHHLFTRAVSFSRLAHSLIAVSAAAFAASASAAEELTVYTYDSFVSEWGPGPALEKGFEATCQCDVKFVALEDGVSILNRLRIEGKKAKADVVLGLDTGLIEETRKEGLVQPHAVAFDALTPELKWSDKDFVPFDYGYFSFIYDSQKIKQPAQSLQELVDSSASVIYQDPRTSTPGQGMMMWMKSAYGDQAESAWKKLAQHTVTVTKGWWEAYSMFLEGDADYVLSYSTSPAYHQVAEDKTQYKAALFSEGHVMQVEVAAIAANSEKKELANRFLNFLISQEAQEIIPVTNWMLPVRKGVKLPEAFDTLIQPKSIELTPEYIAANRKAWIKEWRGAVSQ; from the coding sequence ATGCACCATCTGTTTACCCGCGCAGTTTCATTTTCCCGATTAGCCCATTCGCTTATCGCTGTTTCAGCCGCCGCTTTCGCCGCCAGCGCCAGCGCGGCGGAAGAACTGACGGTCTATACCTACGACTCCTTCGTCAGCGAATGGGGCCCCGGCCCTGCGCTGGAGAAAGGCTTCGAAGCCACTTGCCAGTGCGATGTGAAATTCGTCGCCCTGGAAGACGGGGTCAGCATTCTCAACCGACTGCGCATCGAAGGCAAGAAGGCCAAAGCAGATGTGGTTTTAGGACTGGACACGGGACTGATAGAAGAAACCCGTAAAGAAGGTCTGGTGCAACCGCACGCAGTGGCCTTTGACGCCCTGACGCCGGAATTGAAGTGGAGCGATAAAGACTTCGTGCCTTTCGACTACGGCTATTTCTCCTTCATCTATGACAGTCAAAAGATAAAGCAACCGGCGCAATCTCTGCAGGAGCTGGTGGATTCCTCCGCGTCCGTCATCTATCAGGACCCCCGCACCAGCACGCCGGGTCAGGGCATGATGATGTGGATGAAGAGCGCTTACGGCGATCAGGCGGAAAGCGCCTGGAAAAAGCTGGCGCAACATACCGTCACCGTCACCAAAGGCTGGTGGGAGGCCTACAGCATGTTCCTGGAAGGCGACGCGGATTATGTGCTCAGCTACAGCACTTCCCCGGCCTATCACCAGGTGGCGGAAGATAAGACGCAATACAAAGCGGCCCTGTTCAGCGAAGGCCATGTAATGCAAGTGGAAGTCGCCGCCATCGCAGCAAACAGCGAAAAGAAAGAGCTGGCCAACCGCTTTCTTAATTTTCTGATTTCACAGGAAGCCCAGGAAATCATCCCCGTCACGAATTGGATGCTGCCGGTCCGCAAGGGAGTCAAACTGCCTGAGGCCTTCGACACGCTGATTCAGCCCAAATCCATTGAGCTGACGCCGGAGTATATCGCTGCGAACCGCAAAGCATGGATCAAGGAGTGGCGCGGCGCCGTTTCGCAATAA
- a CDS encoding phosphotransferase, with product MSDTLQSQEPTQRPFVAERLRAADAFVGMEMDWRLMPASGHSNMLFRAQGPQGDLVLRINASSLRAFGVDRRLEAEALQLIQGADWAPRVLCNAWREGWLLMAHHGVSLTEAGETDASHSGQQLLSFISDLQRITEGPAFDYQALIALYRRHIKERADASAHTERLLELEAAFSAIPSDTMTLTHHDLHSGNLCLDQGQLVVLDWEYAGLGWPWLDMASLLQHHDLEADDLYALPACANLSATEIEQRLQLAAHINQLLEQLWFAVREEQTG from the coding sequence ATGAGCGATACCCTACAGTCACAAGAGCCCACGCAACGCCCGTTTGTTGCGGAGCGGCTGCGGGCGGCTGACGCATTTGTGGGGATGGAGATGGACTGGCGGCTCATGCCGGCGTCTGGGCACAGCAATATGCTGTTTCGAGCGCAAGGGCCGCAAGGGGATTTGGTGCTTCGCATAAACGCCAGTTCCCTGCGCGCCTTTGGCGTTGACCGACGGCTAGAAGCTGAGGCGCTGCAATTGATCCAGGGCGCCGACTGGGCCCCGCGAGTGCTCTGCAACGCCTGGCGGGAAGGCTGGCTGTTGATGGCCCACCATGGCGTCAGTTTGACCGAGGCAGGGGAGACTGACGCTTCGCATTCTGGCCAACAATTGCTGTCGTTCATCTCGGATCTGCAACGCATCACCGAGGGCCCTGCGTTCGATTACCAGGCATTGATCGCGCTCTATCGCCGTCATATAAAGGAGCGCGCCGACGCTTCCGCTCATACAGAACGCCTGCTGGAACTGGAAGCGGCGTTCTCCGCTATTCCCTCCGATACGATGACACTCACCCATCATGATCTGCACTCCGGCAACCTGTGTCTGGATCAAGGACAGTTAGTCGTGCTGGACTGGGAATACGCCGGCCTGGGATGGCCCTGGCTGGACATGGCCTCGCTCCTGCAACACCATGACCTGGAAGCGGATGACCTATACGCCTTGCCCGCCTGCGCCAACTTGAGCGCAACGGAAATCGAACAGAGACTGCAACTTGCCGCGCATATCAATCAACTCCTTGAGCAACTTTGGTTTGCGGTAAGAGAGGAGCAAACCGGGTGA
- a CDS encoding ATP-binding cassette domain-containing protein, giving the protein MLEIRALQIKRGARTLHYDLQVAQGEIIALQGVSGVGKSTLLEAIAGFVAPETGHLSWEDADLTHTPPEQRPVAMLFQDYNLFEHLTVMANLKLGVEAAMQYEIPRQARVLGIADQLDKLPGRLSGGQRQRAALLRTMLRPEPLILLDEPFSELDAETRRLATEWTKTIAERFGKTLLMVTHQSEDVSRLAHRAIHLNEADTDHA; this is encoded by the coding sequence ATGCTTGAAATTCGCGCACTTCAAATTAAGCGGGGCGCCCGCACTCTGCATTACGACCTGCAAGTCGCTCAAGGGGAAATCATCGCCCTGCAGGGCGTCAGTGGCGTGGGTAAGTCCACCTTGCTGGAAGCCATCGCCGGTTTCGTCGCGCCGGAAACCGGCCACTTGTCCTGGGAAGACGCCGACCTGACCCACACGCCGCCGGAGCAACGCCCCGTCGCCATGTTGTTTCAGGACTACAATCTGTTCGAGCACCTCACCGTGATGGCGAATTTGAAGCTGGGGGTGGAAGCGGCGATGCAATATGAGATCCCCAGGCAAGCCCGGGTTTTGGGAATCGCCGACCAGTTGGACAAACTTCCAGGCCGACTCTCCGGGGGACAGCGACAGCGGGCGGCGCTATTGCGAACTATGCTGCGGCCGGAGCCGCTCATTCTGCTGGACGAGCCTTTCTCAGAGCTGGACGCCGAGACCCGCCGTCTCGCGACCGAATGGACCAAAACCATAGCGGAACGATTCGGCAAAACCCTGTTGATGGTCACCCACCAAAGCGAAGACGTCAGCCGTCTTGCGCACCGCGCTATTCATCTGAACGAAGCGGATACAGATCACGCCTAG
- a CDS encoding thiamine/thiamine pyrophosphate ABC transporter permease ThiP, whose product MKQGAFTTGKWAGWPALCFVAIATALAFGGLIGFNRNEFDWSYFSDPYFLAILRFTLLQATLSALVSVALAWPAALALSYLKDSLHKRVFLSLCVLCFVMPTLIVITGIISLLGRSGSLSPLLGEDWNLYGLSGILIAHVYLNLPFAVRTLYLRLQSIPDASWRLARQLKLTRMQRFLQLEWAATHSSTWLLLGFIFVICFNSFAVVLALGGGPKATTLEVAIYQALKYDFNISEALALAWVQLLIAGSAFLLVSFCGKVSWLSPASAPTQLRPTATRPEALAYRALYGCCWLFLLAPLLALIPRVIDGAADMTFWSSLSRPLLVTLGLGAISTALSISLAYSALRPYRRARLQGSSTALWLDWLTSHSLAVPAMVLSVGLFVLLLPHLDLDHWGMWLVALINGLITVPFAASQLKPALLNFDSQYHRLAQSLKLTSWRRRRIEWSYMAPAIRTAAAFVAMLAMGDVAIYSIFGSQDFVTLPWLIYGYASTYRLTEASLASMVFLGVCGLLIFYLEKQSPRHA is encoded by the coding sequence ATGAAACAGGGCGCGTTCACGACAGGAAAATGGGCCGGCTGGCCCGCCCTGTGTTTTGTCGCCATCGCAACGGCCCTGGCCTTCGGCGGACTGATTGGATTCAATCGTAACGAATTTGACTGGAGCTATTTCAGCGATCCTTACTTTCTCGCCATCCTACGCTTCACCCTGTTGCAGGCGACGCTGAGCGCATTAGTGTCGGTGGCGCTGGCCTGGCCGGCGGCGCTGGCGCTCAGTTACCTCAAAGACAGCTTGCACAAACGCGTCTTTCTCAGCCTGTGCGTGCTCTGTTTCGTCATGCCGACATTGATCGTAATTACCGGCATCATCAGCCTGCTGGGACGATCCGGCAGCCTCAGTCCTTTGCTGGGAGAAGACTGGAATCTGTACGGGCTGAGCGGCATTTTGATCGCGCATGTCTATCTTAATCTGCCGTTTGCAGTACGCACCCTGTATCTGCGCCTGCAGTCCATCCCCGACGCCAGCTGGCGGCTGGCGCGCCAGCTCAAATTGACGCGCATGCAACGGTTTCTACAGTTGGAGTGGGCCGCTACGCACAGCTCAACCTGGTTGCTGCTGGGGTTTATTTTCGTCATTTGTTTCAACAGCTTCGCAGTGGTGCTGGCGCTGGGCGGCGGTCCCAAAGCCACCACGCTGGAAGTTGCGATCTATCAGGCGTTGAAATACGACTTCAATATTTCCGAAGCCCTGGCTCTGGCCTGGGTGCAGTTGTTGATCGCAGGCTCCGCCTTTCTACTGGTGTCATTCTGCGGCAAAGTATCCTGGCTCAGCCCAGCCTCGGCGCCGACTCAGTTAAGGCCGACCGCAACGCGCCCTGAAGCGCTTGCTTACCGGGCGCTTTACGGCTGTTGCTGGCTGTTTCTACTAGCGCCGCTGCTGGCGTTGATTCCACGCGTCATCGACGGCGCCGCCGATATGACGTTCTGGAGCTCCCTCAGCCGTCCTCTGCTGGTGACGCTGGGGCTCGGCGCCATTTCCACCGCACTGTCGATCAGTCTCGCCTACAGCGCCCTGCGTCCCTATCGTCGCGCTCGCCTGCAGGGCTCTTCCACCGCGTTATGGCTGGACTGGCTTACCTCGCATTCGCTGGCTGTGCCCGCCATGGTGCTGTCCGTCGGTCTGTTCGTATTGCTGTTGCCCCACCTGGACCTGGATCACTGGGGCATGTGGCTGGTGGCGTTGATCAACGGTTTGATTACCGTCCCGTTCGCGGCGTCCCAACTAAAGCCGGCGCTATTGAACTTCGACAGTCAATATCATCGCCTGGCTCAGTCACTGAAATTGACCTCGTGGCGGCGTCGACGTATCGAATGGAGCTATATGGCTCCGGCCATTCGCACCGCCGCCGCGTTCGTGGCTATGCTGGCCATGGGAGACGTGGCGATTTACTCAATTTTCGGCAGTCAGGATTTCGTCACCCTGCCCTGGCTGATTTACGGCTACGCCAGCACCTATCGGCTGACAGAGGCCTCACTGGCCTCCATGGTGTTTCTGGGCGTCTGCGGCCTGCTGATTTTTTATCTGGAGAAGCAATCCCCTCGTCATGCTTGA
- a CDS encoding GNAT family N-acetyltransferase, whose amino-acid sequence MAFTKMETERLTLRVVSPEDGPALNRTIIESLDQLQPWLDWMTPPPSVEETSRWCRQAYARYLLEEEVNLMLLRKEDGALAGVCGLRKANAVLRHHEVGYWGAARLQGAGYMTEGVKALVEYALLELAASRVYLTTDERNLSSRKLAERAGFQLEGVLRNERMDNHGQFRNTCVYARIAAGNWTTH is encoded by the coding sequence ATGGCGTTTACAAAGATGGAAACCGAGCGTTTAACGCTGCGGGTGGTGAGTCCGGAGGACGGTCCGGCGCTAAACCGGACGATTATAGAATCTCTGGATCAATTACAGCCATGGCTGGACTGGATGACGCCGCCGCCGAGCGTGGAGGAAACCTCCCGTTGGTGCAGGCAGGCTTACGCTCGCTATCTATTGGAGGAAGAAGTGAACCTGATGCTTCTGCGTAAGGAAGACGGCGCTTTGGCGGGAGTTTGCGGTTTACGTAAAGCCAACGCCGTCTTACGTCATCATGAAGTGGGCTATTGGGGGGCGGCGCGTCTGCAAGGGGCTGGTTATATGACCGAAGGCGTGAAGGCTTTGGTGGAATATGCGCTGCTTGAGCTGGCGGCCAGCCGGGTTTATCTGACCACGGACGAACGTAATCTGAGTAGCCGCAAACTGGCTGAACGCGCCGGATTTCAGCTTGAGGGCGTGCTGCGCAACGAACGCATGGATAACCATGGACAGTTTCGTAACACCTGCGTGTACGCGAGAATTGCGGCGGGAAACTGGACCACTCATTAA